One window from the genome of Paracoccus marcusii encodes:
- the glpX gene encoding class II fructose-bisphosphatase — protein MTAPKDFNDRMLSLGLARVSEAAAHASARLIGRGDEKAADQAAVNAMRDQLNMLDIKGVVVIGEGERDEAPMLFIGEEVGTGEGPEVDIALDPLEGTTLTAKDMPNALTVIAMAPRGTLLHAPDVYMDKLAVGPGYPKDVVSLDMSPAERVRALARARGCEDGDITVCILERPRHEEMIAEVRQTGAAIRLITDGDVAGVIHCAEAELTGIDMYMGSGGAPEGVLAAAALKCMGGQMWGRLMFRNDDERGRAKKAGITDLDRIYARDDLVTDDVIFAATGVTDGSIVAGVKREPGYLTTETILMRSKTGSVRRMTYRNPVK, from the coding sequence ATGACCGCGCCGAAGGATTTCAACGACAGGATGCTGTCCCTGGGCCTGGCCCGCGTCAGCGAGGCGGCGGCCCATGCCTCGGCCCGGCTGATCGGCCGCGGCGACGAGAAGGCCGCCGACCAGGCCGCGGTGAACGCGATGCGCGACCAGCTGAACATGCTGGACATCAAGGGCGTCGTCGTCATCGGCGAGGGCGAGCGCGACGAGGCGCCGATGCTGTTCATCGGCGAGGAGGTCGGCACCGGCGAAGGCCCCGAGGTGGACATCGCGCTGGACCCGCTGGAAGGCACCACCCTGACCGCCAAGGACATGCCGAACGCGCTGACCGTCATCGCGATGGCGCCGCGCGGCACGCTGCTGCACGCACCCGACGTCTATATGGACAAGCTGGCCGTGGGGCCGGGCTATCCCAAGGACGTCGTCAGCCTGGACATGAGCCCGGCCGAACGCGTGCGCGCCCTGGCCCGCGCCCGCGGCTGCGAGGACGGAGACATCACCGTCTGCATCCTGGAGCGTCCGCGCCATGAGGAGATGATCGCCGAGGTTCGCCAGACCGGCGCCGCGATCCGCCTGATCACCGACGGCGACGTGGCCGGCGTGATCCACTGCGCCGAGGCCGAGCTGACCGGCATCGACATGTACATGGGTTCGGGCGGCGCGCCCGAGGGCGTCCTGGCCGCGGCGGCGCTGAAATGCATGGGCGGGCAGATGTGGGGCCGCCTGATGTTCCGCAACGACGACGAACGCGGACGCGCGAAGAAGGCCGGGATCACCGACCTGGACCGCATCTATGCCCGCGACGACCTGGTCACCGACGACGTGATCTTTGCCGCGACCGGCGTCACCGACGGCTCTATCGTCGCCGGCGTCAAGCGCGAGCCGGGATACCTGACGACCGAGACCATCCTGATGCGGTCCAAGACCGGATCGGTGCGGCGCATGACCTATCGCAACCCGGTGAAGTGA
- a CDS encoding BolA family protein, with amino-acid sequence MIADQMTERLAALQPTTLQVLDESEDHRGHAGFRDGGESHFRIRMASPAFAGLTRIQQHRLVHATLGDIVPRIHALALELSESPDR; translated from the coding sequence ATGATCGCGGACCAGATGACCGAACGACTGGCAGCCCTGCAGCCCACGACCCTGCAGGTGCTGGACGAAAGCGAGGATCATCGCGGCCATGCAGGCTTTCGCGACGGGGGCGAAAGCCATTTCCGCATCCGCATGGCCAGCCCGGCCTTTGCCGGGCTGACGCGGATCCAGCAGCACCGCCTGGTCCATGCGACCCTGGGCGACATCGTGCCGCGGATCCACGCGCTGGCGCTGGAACTGTCGGAAAGCCCGGACCGTTAG
- a CDS encoding J domain-containing protein has translation MSKNDPFGFDISAAKDKKRKTKGRRGMSGAFETSTRTCEREGCDEPGQYRAPKNPRNLDDYFWFCKEHVRDYNANWNYFQGQSEEEFQQFIDNATVWERPTKPFGRAAAEDKWARHGVSDPLEILGANGTAPESRAQSSARKLPPTERRALDILEAKDHWTRAEIRKQYKSLVKDLHPDMNGGDRSDEDRLSEVVWAWDQIKESRFIRD, from the coding sequence ATGAGCAAGAACGACCCGTTCGGTTTCGACATTTCCGCCGCCAAGGACAAGAAGCGCAAGACCAAAGGGCGGCGCGGCATGTCGGGGGCGTTCGAGACCTCGACCCGCACCTGCGAGCGCGAGGGATGCGACGAGCCGGGCCAGTATCGCGCGCCCAAGAACCCGCGCAACCTGGACGACTATTTCTGGTTCTGCAAAGAGCACGTCCGCGATTACAACGCGAACTGGAACTACTTCCAGGGCCAGTCCGAGGAGGAGTTCCAGCAGTTCATCGACAATGCGACGGTCTGGGAACGCCCCACCAAGCCCTTCGGTCGCGCCGCGGCCGAGGACAAGTGGGCGCGCCACGGCGTCAGCGACCCGTTGGAGATCCTGGGCGCGAACGGCACCGCACCGGAGTCGCGCGCGCAGTCCAGCGCGCGCAAGCTGCCGCCCACCGAACGCCGCGCCCTGGACATCCTGGAGGCCAAGGATCACTGGACCCGCGCCGAGATCCGCAAGCAGTACAAGTCGCTGGTCAAGGACCTGCACCCCGACATGAACGGCGGCGACCGTTCCGACGAGGATCGCCTGTCCGAGGTGGTCTGGGCCTGGGATCAGATCAAGGAAAGCCGATTCATCCGCGACTAG
- the lnt gene encoding apolipoprotein N-acyltransferase: protein MRRTPRPLSRLRGGRPPLRSLLPDLALGLIAALGLAPLGIWAATPLAMAALIWRLSPLPAAAVFWHVLAAGFGWFALSLSWITEPFLVDIARHGWMAPFALILMALGGALFWAVPAGAAARLARDPAAQATAIAAALVLSDWLRGWIFTGFPWAQIGHAWIDTPVAQMAAWTGALGLGTLTMALAAVPVLLRARAVMATALAAALLAGPWIAGTMRLAAPMPADRPVTLRIVQPDAAQHLKWDPEWSTVFFQRLLDLSAEPGPRDLVIWPETAVNFLLEDADAVLPMMSQAAGAPLVMGIQRREGTRFFNSLATIVPGGQITQVYDKFHLVPFGEYVPWGDALAHLGIGAFAARQGNGYSAGPGPQIMSAPGVPDFQPLICYEAIFPQHLRHLDQRPGWLLQATNDAWFGTLSGPYQHLDQARLRAIETGLPLVRAANTGVSAVVDARGRILASLPLNQPGKIDAALPGALPATPWLAVGNVPVVTLLLLVLGLALWPRRRGRAA from the coding sequence ATGCGCCGCACGCCTCGCCCGCTATCCCGACTGCGCGGGGGCCGTCCGCCCCTGCGCAGTCTTCTGCCCGATCTGGCCCTGGGCCTGATCGCCGCCCTGGGCCTTGCGCCCCTGGGCATCTGGGCCGCGACGCCGCTGGCGATGGCCGCGCTGATCTGGCGGCTGTCCCCCCTGCCCGCCGCCGCCGTGTTCTGGCACGTGCTGGCCGCGGGCTTTGGCTGGTTCGCCCTGTCGCTGTCCTGGATCACCGAACCCTTCCTGGTCGACATTGCCCGCCACGGCTGGATGGCGCCCTTTGCGCTGATCCTGATGGCGCTTGGGGGTGCCCTGTTCTGGGCGGTGCCGGCCGGCGCGGCCGCGCGTCTGGCCCGTGATCCCGCTGCGCAGGCCACGGCGATCGCTGCGGCACTGGTCCTGTCGGACTGGCTGCGGGGCTGGATCTTCACCGGCTTCCCCTGGGCCCAGATCGGCCACGCATGGATCGACACGCCCGTCGCCCAGATGGCCGCGTGGACCGGGGCCCTGGGCCTTGGCACGCTGACGATGGCGCTGGCCGCAGTGCCGGTCCTGTTGCGCGCGCGTGCGGTGATGGCGACAGCCCTGGCCGCGGCCCTGCTGGCAGGTCCGTGGATCGCGGGGACGATGCGGCTGGCCGCGCCGATGCCCGCCGACCGGCCCGTGACCCTGCGGATCGTGCAGCCCGATGCAGCGCAGCACCTGAAGTGGGACCCCGAATGGTCCACGGTCTTCTTCCAGCGCCTGCTGGACCTGTCCGCCGAACCCGGCCCCCGCGATCTTGTCATCTGGCCCGAGACGGCCGTGAACTTCCTGCTGGAGGATGCCGACGCGGTCCTGCCGATGATGTCCCAGGCCGCGGGCGCGCCCCTGGTCATGGGCATCCAGCGCCGCGAAGGCACCCGCTTCTTCAACAGCCTTGCGACCATCGTGCCGGGCGGACAGATCACCCAGGTCTATGACAAGTTCCATCTCGTGCCGTTCGGCGAATACGTCCCCTGGGGCGACGCGCTGGCCCATCTGGGCATCGGCGCCTTTGCCGCGCGGCAGGGCAACGGCTATTCCGCCGGTCCCGGACCGCAGATCATGTCCGCGCCGGGCGTTCCCGACTTTCAGCCGCTGATCTGCTATGAGGCGATCTTTCCCCAGCACCTCCGCCATCTGGACCAGCGCCCCGGCTGGCTGCTGCAGGCCACCAACGACGCATGGTTCGGCACCTTGTCGGGCCCGTACCAGCATCTGGACCAAGCCCGCCTGCGCGCGATCGAGACGGGGCTGCCGCTGGTGCGCGCCGCGAATACGGGGGTCAGCGCGGTGGTGGACGCCCGCGGGCGCATCCTGGCCAGCCTGCCCCTGAACCAGCCCGGCAAGATCGACGCGGCGCTGCCCGGCGCGCTTCCTGCGACGCCGTGGCTGGCGGTCGGGAACGTGCCGGTCGTGACGCTGCTGCTGCTGGTTCTGGGCCTGGCCCTGTGGCCGCGCCGCCGAGGGCGCGCGGCCTGA
- the argS gene encoding arginine--tRNA ligase — protein MNLFTDLRGVVVEALDQMAAAGELPAGLDTANVTVEPPRDPAHGDMATNAAMVLAKPAGMKPREIADRLAARLTDPRISAAEVAGPGFLNLRLSPVVWQGVIRSALQAGTEFGRSDLGANAKVNVEFVSANPTGPMHVGHVRGAVFGDALARLLAFSGHDVTREYYINDGGAQVDVLARSAYERYREANGLEPEIREGLYPGDYLIPVGGALKARYGDSLLDRPEAEWLEEIREFATQAMMEQIRGDLAILGVEMDVYSSEKALYGTGRIEDAIARLDTQGLIYRGVLEPPKGKLPEDWEAREQLLFRSSAHGDDVDRPIQKSDGAWTYFAPDIAYHWDKIDRGFDQLIDVFGADHGGYVKRMNAAVKALSNGRVPLDVKLIQLVKLYKNGEPFKMSKRAGTFVTLRDVVEEAGADVTRFIMLTRKNDAALDFDFARVLEQSKDNPVWYVQYASARVHSVLRRATEAGIAVDDSTLADADLSVLSHPAELELARKVAEWPRLVENAARAHEPHRVAFFLYELASDLHSLWNRGNDDMSLRFIQDGDAVTSQGKIALVRAVGVVISSGLAILGVTPAEEMR, from the coding sequence ATGAACCTTTTCACCGATTTGCGCGGCGTCGTCGTCGAGGCGCTGGACCAGATGGCCGCCGCAGGAGAGCTGCCCGCAGGCCTGGATACCGCCAATGTCACGGTCGAACCGCCCCGCGACCCGGCGCATGGCGACATGGCCACCAATGCCGCGATGGTGCTGGCCAAGCCCGCTGGCATGAAGCCGCGCGAGATCGCCGACCGCCTGGCCGCGCGCCTGACCGACCCCCGCATCAGCGCGGCCGAGGTCGCGGGCCCCGGTTTCCTGAACCTGCGCCTGTCGCCGGTGGTCTGGCAGGGCGTGATCCGGTCGGCCCTGCAGGCGGGCACCGAATTCGGGCGATCCGACCTTGGGGCGAATGCCAAGGTCAACGTCGAGTTCGTCAGCGCCAACCCCACCGGTCCGATGCATGTGGGCCATGTCCGCGGCGCGGTCTTCGGCGACGCGCTGGCGCGGCTGCTGGCATTCTCCGGCCATGACGTCACGCGCGAATACTATATCAATGACGGCGGCGCGCAGGTCGACGTGCTGGCCCGCTCGGCATACGAGCGCTATCGCGAGGCGAACGGGCTGGAGCCCGAGATCCGCGAGGGGCTGTATCCCGGCGACTATCTGATCCCCGTCGGAGGGGCGCTGAAGGCCAGGTACGGCGACAGCCTGCTGGACCGCCCCGAGGCCGAATGGCTGGAGGAGATCCGCGAATTCGCGACGCAGGCGATGATGGAGCAGATCCGCGGCGACCTGGCGATCCTGGGCGTCGAGATGGACGTCTATTCCAGCGAGAAGGCGCTGTACGGCACCGGGCGGATCGAGGATGCGATCGCGCGCCTAGACACGCAGGGCCTGATCTATCGCGGCGTGCTGGAGCCGCCGAAAGGCAAGCTGCCCGAGGACTGGGAGGCGCGCGAGCAGCTGCTGTTCCGCTCCAGCGCGCATGGCGACGATGTGGACCGGCCGATCCAGAAGTCGGACGGGGCATGGACCTATTTCGCGCCCGACATCGCCTATCACTGGGACAAGATCGACCGCGGCTTCGATCAGCTGATCGACGTCTTCGGCGCCGATCACGGCGGCTATGTCAAGCGGATGAACGCGGCGGTCAAGGCGCTGTCGAACGGCCGCGTGCCGCTGGACGTCAAGCTGATCCAGCTGGTCAAGCTGTACAAGAACGGCGAGCCGTTCAAGATGTCCAAGCGAGCCGGCACCTTCGTGACCCTGCGCGACGTGGTCGAGGAGGCGGGGGCCGACGTCACGCGCTTCATCATGCTGACGCGCAAGAACGACGCGGCGCTGGATTTCGACTTTGCCCGCGTGCTGGAACAGTCCAAGGACAACCCGGTCTGGTACGTCCAGTATGCCAGCGCCCGCGTCCATTCCGTGCTGCGCCGCGCGACCGAGGCCGGGATCGCGGTCGACGATTCGACCCTGGCGGATGCCGATCTGTCCGTCCTGTCCCACCCGGCCGAGCTGGAACTGGCCCGCAAGGTCGCCGAATGGCCGCGCCTGGTCGAGAACGCGGCCCGCGCGCACGAGCCCCATCGCGTGGCGTTCTTCCTGTATGAACTGGCATCCGACCTGCATTCGCTGTGGAATCGCGGCAATGACGACATGTCGCTGCGATTCATCCAGGATGGCGACGCGGTCACAAGCCAAGGAAAAATTGCGCTGGTCCGGGCGGTTGGCGTTGTTATTTCATCTGGTCTCGCTATTCTTGGCGTCACTCCGGCGGAAGAAATGCGCTGA